Proteins encoded together in one Sceloporus undulatus isolate JIND9_A2432 ecotype Alabama chromosome 4, SceUnd_v1.1, whole genome shotgun sequence window:
- the LOC121930089 gene encoding uncharacterized protein LOC121930089 isoform X4, which yields MASNDDLLKNLQTNLQELNNLRSKYFASTKHPPTIVTKSLLRDQHQLPRENMNIQSFAPRKSIRHRNPYWPDEEIRTFIEIWGDDQVQASLATNFRNEAQYEWISDRMREYGYDRDMKQCRLRAKELRRGYKAIVCGNNSSVSGQRALPFYDALNSFLCMHKGLVVSKVSLSIDRRNREAQKLGLEQEKSEKLSVVLVSDDDEASIPEPADESNGYFQDAQMDSDLVNAQSPSDEWEQHGEDGILTGDVASPNFHNTRGESHSANSGPSSSFPRGALTDADCMNNHWNRKQRKQAEVASELVDAISQVGDRLVNALCDLHSKHRETSELAQTRESNARKEEFAILASHVDQATKNMDKLISLMETSTRRIADAMDRQTVALENLAQLFATRAPALSVPLVSQGHPMLSSPSTSVPLSSSPAGLHGALNTLAACHPSDTKPSRSPAPRKAKECGPQAKKIKKEDD from the exons ATGGCTAGCAATGATGACCTCTTAAAAAATCTGCAGACTAACTTGCAAGAACTGAACAACCTCCGATCCAAATACTTTGCATCAACAAAACATCCTCCGACTATAGTTACAAAGTCATTGCTCCGTGACCAACATCAGTTGCCAAGAGAGAATATGAACATCCAGTCATTTGCTCCTAGGAAGAGCATCCGCCATCGAAACCCTTACTGGCCTGATGAAGAAATCCGGACATTCATTGAGATCTGGGGTGATGACCAAGTCCAAGCCTCGTTGGCCACCAATTTCCGCAACGAGGCCCAGTATGAATGGATCTCCGATCGGATGCGGGAATATGGCTATGACAGAGATATGAAGCAGTGCCGTTTGCGTGCCAAGGAGCTTCGGCGAGGATACAAGGCCATTGTTTGTGGAAATAATTCCTCCGTGAGTGGCCAGCGTGCTCTGCCCTTCTATGACGCCTTGAATAGTTTCCTATGCATGCACAAGGGCCTTGTGGTGTCCAAAGTTTCCCTCTCCATAGATCGGAGGAACCGAGAGGCACAAAAACTCGGTCTGGAGCAGGAGAAGAGTGAGAAGTTAAGTGTTGTCCTTGTCTCTGATGATGATGAAGCATCTATTCCAGAACCTGCAGATGAATCCAATGGCTATTTTCAAGATGCACAAATGGATTCCGATCTGGTAAATGCACAGTCTCCAAGTGATGAGTGGGAacagcatggagaagatggcattCTGACAGGTGATGTGGCTTCACCCAATTTTCACAACACTAGAGGGGAGAGCCATTCTGCAAATTCAG GCCCGTCCAGCTCCTTCCCTAGGGGAGCCCTAACTGATGCTGACTGTATGAATAACCACTGGAATAGGAAGCAGAGGAAACAAGCTGAAGTTGCCTCAGAACTTGTGGATGCCATCTCACAAGTGGGTGACAGACTAGTAAATGCTCTGTGTGATTTGCACTCAAAACACAGGGAGACATCTGAGCTTGCACAGACCAGGGAAAGTAATGCCCGCAAAGAGGAGTTTGCCATCCTGGCAAGTCATGTGGACCAGGCTACAAAAAATATGGACAAACTCATCTCTCTGATGGAGACATCTACCAGAAGGATTGCAGACGCCATGGACAGGCAAACAGTTGCCTTGGAGAACCTGGCACAGTTGTTTGCCACTCGAGCGCCTGCTCTTTCAGTGCCTTTGGTATCCCAGGGGCATCCTATGCTTTCTTCCCCAAGCACCTCTGTACCGCTTTCATCTTCACCAGCAGGCCTGCATGGTGCCCTAAACACTTTGGCAGCATGCCATCCTAGTGATACCAAACCATCAAGATCACCAGCTCCCCGTAAGGCTAAGGAATGTGGGCCACaagcaaagaaaattaaaaaagaagatgaCTAG
- the LOC121930089 gene encoding uncharacterized protein LOC121930089 isoform X3, with product MPTSEPGTCNKGIKKRMASNDDLLKNLQTNLQELNNLRSKYFASTKHPPTIVTKSLLRDQHQLPRENMNIQSFAPRKSIRHRNPYWPDEEIRTFIEIWGDDQVQASLATNFRNEAQYEWISDRMREYGYDRDMKQCRLRAKELRRGYKAIVCGNNSSVSGQRALPFYDALNSFLCMHKGLVVSKVSLSIDRRNREAQKLGLEQEKSEKLSVVLVSDDDEASIPEPADESNGYFQDAQMDSDLVNAQSPSDEWEQHGEDGILTGDVASPNFHNTRGESHSANSGPSSSFPRGALTDADCMNNHWNRKQRKQAEVASELVDAISQVGDRLVNALCDLHSKHRETSELAQTRESNARKEEFAILASHVDQATKNMDKLISLMETSTRRIADAMDRQTVALENLAQLFATRAPALSVPLVSQGHPMLSSPSTSVPLSSSPAGLHGALNTLAACHPSDTKPSRSPAPRKAKECGPQAKKIKKEDD from the exons ATGCCCACGAGCGAGCCGGGAACTTGCAA CAAGGGCATTAAGAAAAGAATGGCTAGCAATGATGACCTCTTAAAAAATCTGCAGACTAACTTGCAAGAACTGAACAACCTCCGATCCAAATACTTTGCATCAACAAAACATCCTCCGACTATAGTTACAAAGTCATTGCTCCGTGACCAACATCAGTTGCCAAGAGAGAATATGAACATCCAGTCATTTGCTCCTAGGAAGAGCATCCGCCATCGAAACCCTTACTGGCCTGATGAAGAAATCCGGACATTCATTGAGATCTGGGGTGATGACCAAGTCCAAGCCTCGTTGGCCACCAATTTCCGCAACGAGGCCCAGTATGAATGGATCTCCGATCGGATGCGGGAATATGGCTATGACAGAGATATGAAGCAGTGCCGTTTGCGTGCCAAGGAGCTTCGGCGAGGATACAAGGCCATTGTTTGTGGAAATAATTCCTCCGTGAGTGGCCAGCGTGCTCTGCCCTTCTATGACGCCTTGAATAGTTTCCTATGCATGCACAAGGGCCTTGTGGTGTCCAAAGTTTCCCTCTCCATAGATCGGAGGAACCGAGAGGCACAAAAACTCGGTCTGGAGCAGGAGAAGAGTGAGAAGTTAAGTGTTGTCCTTGTCTCTGATGATGATGAAGCATCTATTCCAGAACCTGCAGATGAATCCAATGGCTATTTTCAAGATGCACAAATGGATTCCGATCTGGTAAATGCACAGTCTCCAAGTGATGAGTGGGAacagcatggagaagatggcattCTGACAGGTGATGTGGCTTCACCCAATTTTCACAACACTAGAGGGGAGAGCCATTCTGCAAATTCAG GCCCGTCCAGCTCCTTCCCTAGGGGAGCCCTAACTGATGCTGACTGTATGAATAACCACTGGAATAGGAAGCAGAGGAAACAAGCTGAAGTTGCCTCAGAACTTGTGGATGCCATCTCACAAGTGGGTGACAGACTAGTAAATGCTCTGTGTGATTTGCACTCAAAACACAGGGAGACATCTGAGCTTGCACAGACCAGGGAAAGTAATGCCCGCAAAGAGGAGTTTGCCATCCTGGCAAGTCATGTGGACCAGGCTACAAAAAATATGGACAAACTCATCTCTCTGATGGAGACATCTACCAGAAGGATTGCAGACGCCATGGACAGGCAAACAGTTGCCTTGGAGAACCTGGCACAGTTGTTTGCCACTCGAGCGCCTGCTCTTTCAGTGCCTTTGGTATCCCAGGGGCATCCTATGCTTTCTTCCCCAAGCACCTCTGTACCGCTTTCATCTTCACCAGCAGGCCTGCATGGTGCCCTAAACACTTTGGCAGCATGCCATCCTAGTGATACCAAACCATCAAGATCACCAGCTCCCCGTAAGGCTAAGGAATGTGGGCCACaagcaaagaaaattaaaaaagaagatgaCTAG
- the LOC121930089 gene encoding uncharacterized protein LOC121930089 isoform X2, whose translation MAAMMLESIQSKGIKKRMASNDDLLKNLQTNLQELNNLRSKYFASTKHPPTIVTKSLLRDQHQLPRENMNIQSFAPRKSIRHRNPYWPDEEIRTFIEIWGDDQVQASLATNFRNEAQYEWISDRMREYGYDRDMKQCRLRAKELRRGYKAIVCGNNSSVSGQRALPFYDALNSFLCMHKGLVVSKVSLSIDRRNREAQKLGLEQEKSEKLSVVLVSDDDEASIPEPADESNGYFQDAQMDSDLVNAQSPSDEWEQHGEDGILTGDVASPNFHNTRGESHSANSGPSSSFPRGALTDADCMNNHWNRKQRKQAEVASELVDAISQVGDRLVNALCDLHSKHRETSELAQTRESNARKEEFAILASHVDQATKNMDKLISLMETSTRRIADAMDRQTVALENLAQLFATRAPALSVPLVSQGHPMLSSPSTSVPLSSSPAGLHGALNTLAACHPSDTKPSRSPAPRKAKECGPQAKKIKKEDD comes from the exons ATGGCGGCCATGATGCTGGAGAGCATCCAAAG CAAGGGCATTAAGAAAAGAATGGCTAGCAATGATGACCTCTTAAAAAATCTGCAGACTAACTTGCAAGAACTGAACAACCTCCGATCCAAATACTTTGCATCAACAAAACATCCTCCGACTATAGTTACAAAGTCATTGCTCCGTGACCAACATCAGTTGCCAAGAGAGAATATGAACATCCAGTCATTTGCTCCTAGGAAGAGCATCCGCCATCGAAACCCTTACTGGCCTGATGAAGAAATCCGGACATTCATTGAGATCTGGGGTGATGACCAAGTCCAAGCCTCGTTGGCCACCAATTTCCGCAACGAGGCCCAGTATGAATGGATCTCCGATCGGATGCGGGAATATGGCTATGACAGAGATATGAAGCAGTGCCGTTTGCGTGCCAAGGAGCTTCGGCGAGGATACAAGGCCATTGTTTGTGGAAATAATTCCTCCGTGAGTGGCCAGCGTGCTCTGCCCTTCTATGACGCCTTGAATAGTTTCCTATGCATGCACAAGGGCCTTGTGGTGTCCAAAGTTTCCCTCTCCATAGATCGGAGGAACCGAGAGGCACAAAAACTCGGTCTGGAGCAGGAGAAGAGTGAGAAGTTAAGTGTTGTCCTTGTCTCTGATGATGATGAAGCATCTATTCCAGAACCTGCAGATGAATCCAATGGCTATTTTCAAGATGCACAAATGGATTCCGATCTGGTAAATGCACAGTCTCCAAGTGATGAGTGGGAacagcatggagaagatggcattCTGACAGGTGATGTGGCTTCACCCAATTTTCACAACACTAGAGGGGAGAGCCATTCTGCAAATTCAG GCCCGTCCAGCTCCTTCCCTAGGGGAGCCCTAACTGATGCTGACTGTATGAATAACCACTGGAATAGGAAGCAGAGGAAACAAGCTGAAGTTGCCTCAGAACTTGTGGATGCCATCTCACAAGTGGGTGACAGACTAGTAAATGCTCTGTGTGATTTGCACTCAAAACACAGGGAGACATCTGAGCTTGCACAGACCAGGGAAAGTAATGCCCGCAAAGAGGAGTTTGCCATCCTGGCAAGTCATGTGGACCAGGCTACAAAAAATATGGACAAACTCATCTCTCTGATGGAGACATCTACCAGAAGGATTGCAGACGCCATGGACAGGCAAACAGTTGCCTTGGAGAACCTGGCACAGTTGTTTGCCACTCGAGCGCCTGCTCTTTCAGTGCCTTTGGTATCCCAGGGGCATCCTATGCTTTCTTCCCCAAGCACCTCTGTACCGCTTTCATCTTCACCAGCAGGCCTGCATGGTGCCCTAAACACTTTGGCAGCATGCCATCCTAGTGATACCAAACCATCAAGATCACCAGCTCCCCGTAAGGCTAAGGAATGTGGGCCACaagcaaagaaaattaaaaaagaagatgaCTAG
- the LOC121930089 gene encoding uncharacterized protein LOC121930089 isoform X1, which yields MEVYGICSFFGSKGIKKRMASNDDLLKNLQTNLQELNNLRSKYFASTKHPPTIVTKSLLRDQHQLPRENMNIQSFAPRKSIRHRNPYWPDEEIRTFIEIWGDDQVQASLATNFRNEAQYEWISDRMREYGYDRDMKQCRLRAKELRRGYKAIVCGNNSSVSGQRALPFYDALNSFLCMHKGLVVSKVSLSIDRRNREAQKLGLEQEKSEKLSVVLVSDDDEASIPEPADESNGYFQDAQMDSDLVNAQSPSDEWEQHGEDGILTGDVASPNFHNTRGESHSANSGPSSSFPRGALTDADCMNNHWNRKQRKQAEVASELVDAISQVGDRLVNALCDLHSKHRETSELAQTRESNARKEEFAILASHVDQATKNMDKLISLMETSTRRIADAMDRQTVALENLAQLFATRAPALSVPLVSQGHPMLSSPSTSVPLSSSPAGLHGALNTLAACHPSDTKPSRSPAPRKAKECGPQAKKIKKEDD from the exons ATGGAAGTTTATggtatttgttctttttttggcAGCAAGGGCATTAAGAAAAGAATGGCTAGCAATGATGACCTCTTAAAAAATCTGCAGACTAACTTGCAAGAACTGAACAACCTCCGATCCAAATACTTTGCATCAACAAAACATCCTCCGACTATAGTTACAAAGTCATTGCTCCGTGACCAACATCAGTTGCCAAGAGAGAATATGAACATCCAGTCATTTGCTCCTAGGAAGAGCATCCGCCATCGAAACCCTTACTGGCCTGATGAAGAAATCCGGACATTCATTGAGATCTGGGGTGATGACCAAGTCCAAGCCTCGTTGGCCACCAATTTCCGCAACGAGGCCCAGTATGAATGGATCTCCGATCGGATGCGGGAATATGGCTATGACAGAGATATGAAGCAGTGCCGTTTGCGTGCCAAGGAGCTTCGGCGAGGATACAAGGCCATTGTTTGTGGAAATAATTCCTCCGTGAGTGGCCAGCGTGCTCTGCCCTTCTATGACGCCTTGAATAGTTTCCTATGCATGCACAAGGGCCTTGTGGTGTCCAAAGTTTCCCTCTCCATAGATCGGAGGAACCGAGAGGCACAAAAACTCGGTCTGGAGCAGGAGAAGAGTGAGAAGTTAAGTGTTGTCCTTGTCTCTGATGATGATGAAGCATCTATTCCAGAACCTGCAGATGAATCCAATGGCTATTTTCAAGATGCACAAATGGATTCCGATCTGGTAAATGCACAGTCTCCAAGTGATGAGTGGGAacagcatggagaagatggcattCTGACAGGTGATGTGGCTTCACCCAATTTTCACAACACTAGAGGGGAGAGCCATTCTGCAAATTCAG GCCCGTCCAGCTCCTTCCCTAGGGGAGCCCTAACTGATGCTGACTGTATGAATAACCACTGGAATAGGAAGCAGAGGAAACAAGCTGAAGTTGCCTCAGAACTTGTGGATGCCATCTCACAAGTGGGTGACAGACTAGTAAATGCTCTGTGTGATTTGCACTCAAAACACAGGGAGACATCTGAGCTTGCACAGACCAGGGAAAGTAATGCCCGCAAAGAGGAGTTTGCCATCCTGGCAAGTCATGTGGACCAGGCTACAAAAAATATGGACAAACTCATCTCTCTGATGGAGACATCTACCAGAAGGATTGCAGACGCCATGGACAGGCAAACAGTTGCCTTGGAGAACCTGGCACAGTTGTTTGCCACTCGAGCGCCTGCTCTTTCAGTGCCTTTGGTATCCCAGGGGCATCCTATGCTTTCTTCCCCAAGCACCTCTGTACCGCTTTCATCTTCACCAGCAGGCCTGCATGGTGCCCTAAACACTTTGGCAGCATGCCATCCTAGTGATACCAAACCATCAAGATCACCAGCTCCCCGTAAGGCTAAGGAATGTGGGCCACaagcaaagaaaattaaaaaagaagatgaCTAG